In Rhizobium oryzihabitans, one DNA window encodes the following:
- a CDS encoding acetyl-CoA C-acyltransferase — protein MGGFQGEFKSVAAPDLGAAAIRAAVERAAISPADIDDVLMGCVLSAGQGQAPARQAAIAAGIPNSVGATTINKMCGSGMKAIMLAHDQLAAGSSSIVLAGGMESMSNAPYLLDRARNGYRLGHGKLTDHMFLDGLEDAYEKGRLMGTFAEDCAQDYQFTRAMQDDFALASLERARRAVAEGAFETEIAPVGDVAVDEQPGKARPEKIPQLKPAFRDGGTVTAANSSSISDGAAALVLMRRSEAERRGLSPLATIIGQASYADAPAGYPTAPIGAMKKLFDKAGWAVKDVDLFEINEAFAVVAMAAMRDLDLPHEKVNVHGGACALGHPIGASGARIVVTLLAALQRHGLKRGVAAVCIGGGEATALAVERH, from the coding sequence ATGGGTGGGTTCCAAGGCGAATTCAAATCGGTGGCCGCGCCCGATCTCGGTGCGGCGGCGATCCGCGCGGCCGTCGAACGGGCCGCAATTTCACCCGCTGATATTGACGATGTGCTGATGGGCTGCGTGCTCTCGGCCGGGCAGGGGCAGGCTCCGGCGAGACAGGCGGCCATTGCCGCCGGCATTCCCAACTCGGTTGGCGCGACGACCATCAACAAGATGTGCGGCTCAGGCATGAAGGCGATCATGCTGGCGCATGACCAGCTTGCGGCGGGAAGCTCTTCCATCGTGCTTGCGGGCGGTATGGAAAGCATGAGCAACGCGCCCTATCTGCTGGATCGCGCCCGCAATGGCTATCGTCTCGGCCACGGCAAGCTCACCGACCACATGTTTCTTGACGGTCTCGAAGACGCCTATGAAAAGGGCAGGCTGATGGGGACTTTCGCGGAAGATTGCGCGCAAGACTACCAATTTACCCGCGCCATGCAGGATGACTTCGCGCTTGCCTCACTGGAACGGGCGCGACGCGCCGTAGCCGAAGGTGCGTTCGAAACGGAAATAGCGCCTGTCGGCGATGTCGCCGTGGACGAGCAGCCGGGCAAGGCAAGACCGGAGAAAATCCCGCAGCTGAAACCCGCCTTCCGCGATGGCGGAACGGTGACGGCGGCGAATTCCAGTTCTATCTCCGACGGTGCGGCCGCTCTTGTTCTCATGCGTCGCTCCGAAGCAGAAAGGCGGGGTCTTTCACCGCTGGCAACCATTATCGGTCAGGCCTCCTATGCGGATGCACCCGCCGGATATCCAACGGCTCCCATCGGCGCGATGAAAAAGCTGTTCGATAAAGCCGGCTGGGCGGTGAAGGATGTCGATCTGTTTGAGATCAACGAGGCTTTCGCGGTTGTGGCGATGGCGGCCATGCGCGATCTCGATCTGCCGCATGAGAAGGTGAATGTGCATGGCGGCGCCTGCGCGCTCGGCCATCCGATCGGCGCTTCCGGCGCGAGGATCGTTGTCACCTTGCTGGCTGCCTTGCAGCGCCACGGGCTGAAGCGCGGCGTGGCCGCCGTCTGCATCGGCGGCGGCGAAGCGACAGCGCTTGCCGTCGAGCGGCACTGA
- a CDS encoding Lrp/AsnC family transcriptional regulator — protein sequence MIELDSFDRKILHVLGDDGRVSWRDLAARIGLSFTPTLRRVRKLEEEGIIRGYTAVFDENRLLGNMGVFISVTLERQIKEALTTFEHHVASIPEVVGGYQTSGSSDYLIHAMVRDLPHYQELLDFLTTVPGVSRIQSNFAIKTFVRRSAAFTGGDTP from the coding sequence ATGATTGAGCTCGACAGTTTCGACCGGAAGATTCTGCATGTGCTCGGCGATGACGGGCGGGTGAGCTGGCGCGATCTGGCGGCCCGGATCGGCCTTTCCTTCACGCCGACGCTGCGCCGGGTGCGCAAGCTGGAAGAGGAAGGCATCATTCGTGGTTATACCGCCGTGTTTGATGAGAACCGGCTGCTCGGCAATATGGGCGTCTTCATCTCCGTCACGCTGGAACGGCAGATCAAGGAAGCGCTGACGACCTTCGAACACCATGTCGCTTCCATTCCGGAAGTGGTGGGCGGTTACCAGACCAGCGGCAGTTCGGATTATCTGATCCACGCCATGGTGCGGGATCTGCCGCATTATCAGGAGCTTCTGGATTTCCTGACCACGGTTCCCGGCGTGTCGCGTATCCAGTCCAATTTCGCCATCAAGACATTCGTGCGCCGTTCCGCCGCCTTCACCGGAGGTGACACGCCGTAA
- a CDS encoding isovaleryl-CoA dehydrogenase, whose amino-acid sequence MSLNLAAIFDADLGPEIAALRDSASAFADDEIAPLAAEIDRDDRFPRKLWPQMGELGLHGITVSEEYGGADMGYLAHCVAMEEISRASASIGLSYGAHSNLCINQIHRWGTEEQKRRYLPKLVSGEHVGSLAMSETEAGSDVVSMKLKAERKGDVYVLNGTKMWITNGHEADTLVVYAKTDMSAGPRGITAFLIEKGFKGFRPAQKLDKLGMRGSPTSELVFEDCEVPEENILGRLNDGVTVLMSGLDYERAVLAAGPVGIMQAAIDLVLPYARERKQFGKPIGEFQLVQGKLADIYSAMNASRAYVYAVARACDNGRITRQDAAGAILFAAERATQVALDAIQLLGGSGYVNESPAGRLLRDAKLYEIGAGTSEIRRMLIGRELVKGNG is encoded by the coding sequence ATGAGTTTGAACCTCGCCGCCATTTTCGACGCCGATCTCGGCCCGGAAATTGCAGCGCTGCGCGACAGCGCAAGTGCATTCGCCGACGATGAAATAGCACCACTCGCCGCCGAAATCGATCGCGACGACCGGTTTCCGCGCAAGCTCTGGCCGCAGATGGGCGAACTCGGCCTGCACGGCATCACCGTTTCGGAAGAGTACGGCGGTGCTGACATGGGCTATCTCGCCCATTGCGTGGCAATGGAGGAGATAAGCCGGGCATCGGCTTCCATCGGTCTTTCCTATGGCGCCCATTCCAACCTCTGCATCAACCAGATTCACCGCTGGGGAACGGAAGAGCAGAAACGGCGGTATCTGCCGAAGCTCGTTTCCGGCGAACATGTCGGTTCGCTCGCCATGAGCGAGACGGAAGCCGGATCGGATGTCGTCTCGATGAAGCTGAAGGCGGAACGCAAGGGTGACGTTTATGTGTTGAACGGCACGAAGATGTGGATCACCAATGGCCATGAGGCCGATACGCTGGTGGTCTATGCCAAGACGGATATGTCCGCCGGCCCGCGCGGCATCACCGCCTTCCTGATCGAAAAGGGCTTCAAGGGGTTTCGCCCGGCCCAGAAACTCGACAAGCTCGGCATGCGCGGCTCGCCAACCTCGGAGCTGGTGTTTGAGGATTGCGAGGTGCCGGAGGAGAACATTCTCGGGCGCTTGAACGACGGCGTGACGGTGCTGATGAGCGGGCTGGATTACGAGCGCGCCGTGCTGGCCGCCGGCCCTGTTGGCATCATGCAGGCGGCCATCGATCTGGTGTTGCCCTATGCGCGTGAGCGCAAGCAATTCGGCAAGCCGATTGGCGAATTCCAGCTGGTGCAGGGAAAGCTTGCCGATATCTATTCGGCCATGAATGCGTCGCGCGCCTATGTCTATGCCGTGGCGCGGGCCTGCGACAACGGCCGCATCACACGACAGGATGCGGCGGGCGCGATCCTCTTTGCCGCCGAGCGGGCAACACAGGTGGCGCTGGATGCGATCCAGCTTCTCGGTGGCTCCGGCTACGTCAATGAAAGCCCGGCCGGGCGACTGCTGAGGGATGCCAAGCTTTATGAAATCGGCGCAGGCACCAGCGAAATCCGCCGGATGCTGATCGGCCGCGAACTGGTCAAAGGCAACGGGTGA
- a CDS encoding carboxyl transferase domain-containing protein, which translates to MKLTSSLNRDPTFSANVTFMSGLVDDLRQHVEKISRGGGDKARERHLSRGKLLARDRIEALLDPGSPFLEFSQFAAYEVYDEPVPAAGIVTGIGRVSGRECVIVANDATVKGGTYYPLTVKKHLRAQEIATENRLPCIYLVDSGGANLPNQDEVFPDRDHFGRIFYNQANMSAEGIAQIAVVMGSCTAGGAYVPAMSDQSVIVKNQGTIFLGGPPLVKAATGEVVSAEELGGADVHSRQSGVTDHYANDDRHALSLTRRIVSTLNRRKQVELDIRPPTEPLYPPEELYGIVPADTRKPFEVREIIARLVDGSEFDEFKALYGTTLVCGFAHIHGYPVGIIANNGILFSESALKGAHFIELCCQRGIPLVFLQNITGFMVGKAYEAGGIAKDGAKLVTAVASAKVPKFTVIIGGSFGAGNYGMCGRAYSPRFLWMWPNARISVMGGEQAASVLAQIRRDGIEADGRHWSKEGEEAFKQPIREKYEREGHPYYASARLWDDGIIDPKDTRLVLGLGLSAALNAPIEPTHFGIFRM; encoded by the coding sequence ATGAAGCTTACATCCAGTCTGAACCGCGACCCCACCTTTTCCGCGAACGTCACCTTCATGTCGGGGCTGGTGGACGACCTGCGGCAGCACGTCGAAAAAATTTCTAGGGGCGGCGGCGACAAGGCGCGCGAACGGCATCTTTCGCGTGGAAAATTGCTGGCGCGGGACCGGATCGAGGCGCTTCTCGATCCCGGCAGCCCATTTCTCGAATTTTCGCAATTCGCAGCCTATGAGGTCTATGACGAACCCGTTCCCGCCGCCGGCATCGTCACCGGCATCGGCCGGGTCTCGGGTCGTGAATGCGTCATCGTCGCCAATGATGCGACGGTAAAAGGCGGCACCTATTATCCGCTGACGGTGAAGAAACATCTGCGCGCGCAGGAAATCGCCACCGAGAACCGCCTGCCCTGCATCTATCTGGTGGATTCCGGCGGTGCGAACCTTCCCAATCAGGACGAGGTGTTTCCCGACCGCGATCATTTCGGCCGCATCTTCTACAATCAGGCCAATATGTCGGCGGAAGGCATCGCCCAGATTGCCGTGGTGATGGGCAGCTGCACGGCGGGCGGGGCCTATGTGCCTGCCATGAGCGACCAGTCCGTCATCGTCAAAAATCAGGGCACGATCTTTCTCGGTGGCCCGCCGCTGGTGAAGGCTGCAACCGGGGAAGTGGTAAGCGCGGAAGAACTGGGCGGCGCGGATGTACATTCTCGACAGTCCGGCGTTACCGATCACTACGCCAATGACGACCGCCACGCGCTGTCGCTGACCCGGCGGATCGTCTCCACCCTCAACCGCCGCAAACAGGTGGAGCTGGATATCCGCCCGCCAACGGAGCCGCTTTATCCGCCGGAAGAACTTTACGGCATCGTGCCCGCCGATACGCGCAAGCCTTTCGAGGTGCGCGAAATCATCGCGCGTCTGGTGGATGGTTCCGAATTCGACGAGTTCAAGGCGCTTTACGGCACGACTTTGGTCTGCGGTTTCGCCCATATCCACGGTTACCCCGTCGGCATCATCGCCAATAACGGCATTCTGTTTTCGGAATCGGCGCTGAAAGGCGCGCATTTCATCGAGCTCTGCTGCCAGCGCGGCATTCCCCTGGTTTTCCTGCAAAATATTACCGGCTTCATGGTCGGCAAAGCCTATGAGGCGGGCGGCATCGCCAAGGATGGCGCAAAGCTCGTGACCGCCGTCGCATCGGCTAAAGTGCCGAAATTCACCGTCATCATCGGCGGCTCCTTCGGCGCCGGCAACTACGGCATGTGCGGCCGCGCCTATTCGCCGCGCTTCCTCTGGATGTGGCCGAATGCCCGCATTTCCGTGATGGGCGGCGAACAGGCGGCCTCCGTTCTGGCGCAAATCCGGCGGGACGGCATCGAGGCCGATGGCCGCCACTGGTCCAAGGAAGGGGAAGAGGCGTTCAAACAGCCGATCCGGGAAAAATACGAGCGGGAGGGACATCCCTATTACGCCAGTGCGAGACTTTGGGACGATGGCATCATCGATCCGAAGGACACCCGCCTCGTGCTCGGCCTTGGACTGTCGGCCGCGTTGAACGCACCGATTGAACCCACCCATTTCGGCATATTCAGGATGTGA
- a CDS encoding acetyl/propionyl/methylcrotonyl-CoA carboxylase subunit alpha: protein MFSKILIANRGEIACRIIRTAARMGIRTVAVYSDADRDAMHVALADEAIGIGPAPARSSYLDAEKIVAAAHASGAEAIHPGYGFLSENAGFAEACASAGLVFIGPTPDAIRAMGGKSEAKALMAQAGVPVVPGYHGEDQTEERLADEAKGIGYPVLIKASAGGGGKGMRIVRKKREFAAELAGAKREALAAFGNDRMLIEKYLERPRHVEVQVFADGKGNCVSLFERDCSIQRRHQKVIEEAPAPGLPDTLRQRMYDAAVAAARAIDYRGAGTVEFLLDPSGEFYFMEMNTRLQVEHPVTEYITGLDLVEWQIRVANGETLPEDWGNLRINGHAIEARIYAEDPAHDFLPSIGTINHLVFPDEGPHLRIDSGIRASDAITVHYDPMIAKLIVWDHDRPSAVRRLRLALEKLAICGVTSNAAFLTRLAGLDAFADADLDTGFISRNEATLFAPEATGENEIALATLGLLLSGRNGPGPQTDPYSPWSKTNAFRLNAPARETLRFALDQQPTEVIVTHEPDGFSLAIGTRAIRAHGSISQDGTLSATIDGWQKRGHFFASDNGHALFLDGEQYRVSQPDPVDIADAATHAGGLEAPMPGVIRAVLSENGATVSAGEALVVMEAMKMEHTIRAPAKGTVTAINCAEGDMVEAGAVLVDFEPEGA from the coding sequence ATGTTCTCAAAAATACTGATCGCCAATCGCGGCGAAATCGCCTGCCGGATCATCCGCACCGCCGCCAGGATGGGTATCCGCACCGTCGCGGTCTATTCGGACGCCGACCGCGACGCCATGCATGTGGCGCTGGCCGACGAGGCCATTGGCATCGGCCCTGCGCCGGCGCGCTCGTCCTATCTCGATGCGGAAAAGATCGTTGCCGCCGCGCACGCGAGCGGCGCGGAAGCCATTCATCCGGGTTACGGCTTCCTCTCTGAAAACGCCGGCTTCGCTGAAGCCTGCGCTTCCGCAGGTCTCGTTTTCATCGGCCCGACGCCCGATGCCATCCGCGCCATGGGCGGAAAAAGCGAGGCGAAGGCGCTGATGGCGCAAGCGGGCGTTCCCGTCGTTCCGGGCTATCATGGTGAGGACCAAACCGAGGAGCGGCTTGCCGACGAAGCCAAAGGCATAGGCTATCCGGTGCTGATCAAGGCCTCGGCCGGTGGTGGCGGCAAGGGCATGCGCATCGTGCGCAAGAAACGCGAATTCGCAGCCGAGCTTGCCGGCGCCAAACGCGAAGCGCTTGCCGCCTTCGGCAACGACCGCATGCTGATCGAAAAATATCTGGAACGGCCGCGTCATGTGGAAGTGCAGGTCTTTGCCGATGGTAAGGGCAACTGTGTTTCGCTTTTCGAGCGCGATTGCTCCATCCAGCGCCGGCACCAGAAAGTCATCGAGGAGGCCCCGGCCCCCGGCCTGCCCGATACGCTCAGGCAACGCATGTATGACGCGGCGGTCGCCGCCGCCCGCGCCATTGATTATCGCGGCGCGGGAACGGTGGAATTCCTGCTCGACCCTTCCGGCGAGTTCTATTTCATGGAAATGAACACAAGGCTGCAGGTCGAACATCCGGTCACGGAATATATTACCGGGCTCGATCTGGTGGAATGGCAGATCCGTGTCGCGAACGGTGAAACCCTGCCGGAAGACTGGGGCAATCTGCGCATCAACGGCCATGCCATCGAAGCGCGGATTTACGCCGAAGACCCCGCGCATGATTTTCTGCCGTCAATCGGCACGATCAACCATCTCGTCTTTCCCGACGAAGGACCTCATCTCAGGATAGACAGCGGCATTCGCGCCTCCGACGCCATCACCGTGCATTACGATCCGATGATCGCCAAGCTGATCGTCTGGGATCACGATCGCCCCTCGGCCGTGCGGCGTCTGCGGCTTGCGCTCGAAAAACTGGCGATCTGCGGCGTCACCAGCAATGCCGCCTTTCTGACGCGGCTTGCGGGACTGGATGCATTTGCAGATGCCGATCTCGATACCGGCTTCATCTCCCGCAACGAGGCCACGCTTTTTGCCCCCGAAGCCACGGGGGAGAACGAAATCGCTCTCGCCACGCTTGGCCTGCTCCTTTCAGGCCGGAACGGGCCTGGGCCACAGACCGATCCCTATAGCCCGTGGAGCAAGACGAACGCTTTCCGCCTCAACGCGCCGGCGCGGGAAACCCTGCGTTTCGCCCTCGATCAACAGCCGACCGAGGTGATTGTTACGCATGAGCCAGACGGGTTTTCGCTGGCAATCGGCACGCGGGCCATCCGCGCTCATGGCAGCATCTCACAAGACGGCACACTCAGTGCGACTATCGATGGCTGGCAAAAGCGGGGCCATTTCTTCGCCAGCGATAACGGCCACGCACTGTTTCTGGATGGCGAGCAATATCGTGTCAGCCAGCCAGACCCCGTCGACATCGCTGATGCCGCCACCCATGCCGGTGGTCTGGAAGCGCCCATGCCCGGCGTTATCCGCGCCGTCCTGAGCGAGAACGGCGCGACCGTCTCCGCCGGTGAGGCGCTTGTGGTGATGGAGGCGATGAAAATGGAGCATACGATCCGCGCACCGGCAAAAGGCACCGTCACCGCCATCAATTGCGCCGAAGGCGATATGGTCGAGGCCGGTGCGGTGCTGGTGGATTTCGAGCCGGAGGGCGCGTGA
- a CDS encoding hydroxymethylglutaryl-CoA lyase, protein MAWPQTVKIVEVGARDGLQNESAEVSTAIRIELIERLAAAGLTAVETGAFVSPKKVPQMAGSRDVFQGLKRRRGTTYPALVPNMKGFEAAIETGVTEIAVFVSASEGFSQHNIACSRAESIERLRDVAEAATDRDVRMRGYVSCIAGCPYDGAVAPDDVAAMAEALVALGCYEISLGDTIGVGTAGQIRKLIEHISTRIPRKKLAMHFHDTYGQGVANVLASLEEGISVFDSSVAGLGGCPFAPGASGNVATEDVVYLLQGLGIETGIDLMAVARTGDWISRHLGRANAARAGKALLAAKKEDDAHGG, encoded by the coding sequence ATGGCTTGGCCCCAAACCGTCAAGATCGTCGAGGTGGGTGCACGCGATGGCCTGCAAAACGAAAGTGCCGAGGTTTCCACCGCCATCAGAATCGAGTTGATCGAGCGGCTGGCGGCGGCGGGACTGACGGCGGTGGAGACGGGAGCTTTCGTTTCACCCAAAAAAGTTCCGCAGATGGCCGGCTCGAGGGATGTTTTTCAGGGCCTCAAACGCCGGCGCGGCACCACCTATCCGGCCCTCGTTCCCAATATGAAAGGTTTCGAGGCGGCCATCGAGACCGGCGTGACGGAGATCGCCGTTTTCGTGTCCGCCTCCGAAGGTTTCAGCCAGCACAATATCGCCTGCTCGCGCGCGGAAAGCATCGAACGACTGCGCGATGTCGCGGAGGCCGCCACCGACCGCGATGTCCGTATGCGCGGTTACGTCTCCTGCATCGCCGGTTGCCCCTATGACGGCGCGGTTGCGCCCGATGATGTGGCGGCGATGGCCGAGGCGCTAGTCGCTCTCGGCTGTTACGAAATTTCGCTCGGCGATACGATCGGCGTCGGCACGGCCGGCCAGATCCGCAAGCTCATCGAACATATTTCGACGCGAATCCCGCGCAAAAAACTCGCCATGCATTTCCACGACACCTATGGCCAGGGCGTCGCCAATGTGCTGGCCTCGCTTGAGGAAGGCATCTCCGTTTTCGACAGTTCCGTCGCCGGGCTGGGCGGTTGCCCCTTTGCGCCGGGCGCCAGCGGCAATGTCGCCACCGAAGACGTTGTCTATCTGCTGCAGGGACTTGGTATCGAAACCGGCATCGACCTCATGGCGGTGGCGAGAACCGGGGACTGGATCAGCCGCCATCTCGGCAGGGCCAATGCAGCCCGAGCCGGCAAAGCGCTGCTTGCCGCAAAAAAGGAGGATGATGCGCATGGCGGATGA
- a CDS encoding enoyl-CoA hydratase-related protein: MADELLSEKRKDVLWLTLNRPDVHNAMNAAMTDALTHAIRAASDEAGLRAVVIAAAGDRSFCSGADLKKSAGGMFLSRDGTNPIADVIRAIETCGKIVIARINGRVLAGGLGLVAACDLAYAADQTQFGLPEVRVGLFPAMVAATLLAKIPLSRLHEMAYLGQPITAAEAERIGLINRTVPSAELDGVIEEVLSRLRQNAPGAIAAGKAALLAMRDMPASERLALAESVIAKISSSDEAREGRDAFAGKRPPIWADGS; the protein is encoded by the coding sequence ATGGCGGATGAGCTGTTGAGCGAAAAGCGAAAAGACGTTCTGTGGCTCACGCTCAACCGACCGGACGTCCACAACGCCATGAACGCTGCGATGACGGACGCGTTGACGCATGCGATCCGGGCGGCATCCGACGAGGCGGGCCTGCGCGCCGTGGTCATAGCAGCCGCGGGCGACCGCAGCTTCTGTTCTGGTGCGGACCTTAAGAAAAGCGCTGGCGGCATGTTCCTTTCACGAGACGGAACAAACCCCATCGCCGATGTGATACGCGCCATCGAGACCTGCGGCAAGATCGTCATTGCCCGCATCAACGGGCGCGTGCTGGCGGGCGGACTCGGCCTTGTCGCCGCCTGTGATCTCGCTTATGCCGCCGATCAAACGCAATTCGGCCTGCCGGAAGTGCGGGTCGGGCTTTTCCCGGCCATGGTGGCGGCGACACTTCTGGCCAAAATACCGCTGAGCCGTCTGCACGAAATGGCCTATCTCGGGCAACCGATCACTGCCGCAGAAGCCGAACGCATTGGCCTTATCAACCGCACGGTGCCATCCGCCGAACTCGATGGCGTGATCGAGGAGGTCCTTTCCCGCTTGCGGCAGAACGCGCCGGGCGCAATCGCAGCCGGAAAGGCAGCGCTGCTGGCAATGCGCGACATGCCGGCCAGCGAGCGGCTCGCCTTAGCCGAAAGCGTCATCGCGAAGATCAGCAGCAGCGACGAGGCACGCGAAGGCAGAGACGCCTTCGCCGGGAAACGCCCGCCGATCTGGGCTGACGGGTCCTGA
- the panC gene encoding pantoate--beta-alanine ligase, with product MRLVKTVAELRGLTATFRRDGKTVGFVPTMGFLHIGHLTLVAKAKAENDITVVSIFVNPLQFGANEDLARYPRDLARDSALLKEAGVDILFAPEVTEMYPRPMQTVVDVPELGSQLEGAVRPGHFAGVTTVVTKLFNLVQPDAAYFGEKDYQQVTLIRRMIEDLAQPVRVVPVATVREADGLACSSRNVYLSPEERAAAVIVPRALDEAERLYHDGCDDPTTFEAAIEKFIAAETLASPEVVAVRDPDTLAPVASLQAGPVLVALFVRVGNTRLLDNRVIGRDKTGKQEAAS from the coding sequence ATGCGCCTTGTAAAAACCGTCGCCGAATTGCGCGGCCTGACCGCCACATTTCGCCGCGATGGCAAGACCGTCGGCTTCGTGCCGACCATGGGTTTTCTCCATATTGGTCATCTGACACTCGTTGCCAAAGCGAAGGCGGAAAACGACATCACGGTGGTCTCGATCTTCGTCAATCCGCTACAATTCGGTGCGAATGAAGACCTCGCCCGTTACCCCCGCGATCTCGCTCGCGACAGCGCATTGCTGAAAGAGGCAGGCGTCGATATTCTTTTCGCACCCGAGGTTACCGAAATGTATCCGCGCCCGATGCAGACGGTGGTGGATGTGCCAGAACTGGGGAGCCAGCTCGAAGGTGCGGTACGGCCGGGGCATTTCGCCGGTGTGACGACCGTCGTGACCAAGCTTTTTAATCTCGTGCAGCCGGACGCCGCCTATTTCGGCGAAAAGGACTACCAGCAGGTAACGCTGATCCGCCGCATGATCGAGGATCTTGCCCAGCCGGTCCGCGTCGTCCCGGTCGCTACCGTGCGTGAGGCGGATGGGCTCGCCTGCTCCTCGCGCAATGTCTATCTGAGCCCCGAGGAACGCGCCGCAGCCGTGATTGTGCCGCGTGCACTCGATGAGGCGGAGCGGCTGTATCATGACGGCTGCGACGACCCGACCACTTTCGAAGCGGCAATAGAAAAATTCATCGCCGCCGAGACGCTAGCGTCGCCCGAAGTCGTGGCGGTGCGCGATCCGGATACGCTGGCTCCCGTCGCTTCGCTGCAGGCGGGGCCTGTGCTGGTGGCGCTGTTCGTGCGGGTAGGCAACACCCGCCTTCTCGACAACCGCGTCATCGGACGTGATAAAACCGGCAAACAGGAGGCTGCATCATGA
- the panB gene encoding 3-methyl-2-oxobutanoate hydroxymethyltransferase has translation MSTHGKQKRLTTASIRQMKGGARIVCLTAYTTPIARLLDPHCDLLLVGDSLGMVLYGMDTTVGVTPDMMIAHGRAVMRGVEHACVIVDLPFGTYQESKEQAFRNAVRLMQETGCDGVKLEGGEEMAETIAFLVARGIPVFGHVGLMPQLVHTAGGFRSLGHSDAETQKIWRDAIAVDQAGAFAIVVEGTVEPLARELTEKLAAPTVGIGASPACDGQVLVSDDMLGLFTDFKPKFVKRFADLGATVSEAAASYADEVRSGAFPGPEHTFQVRRQAPSE, from the coding sequence ATGAGCACGCACGGGAAACAGAAGCGGCTGACGACGGCCTCCATCCGGCAGATGAAAGGCGGCGCGCGCATTGTCTGCCTGACCGCTTATACGACGCCGATTGCCCGCCTGCTCGATCCGCATTGCGACCTGCTGCTGGTCGGCGATTCCCTCGGCATGGTGCTTTACGGCATGGACACGACGGTCGGCGTCACCCCGGATATGATGATCGCCCATGGCCGCGCGGTCATGCGCGGCGTCGAACACGCCTGCGTCATCGTCGATCTTCCCTTCGGCACCTATCAGGAATCGAAGGAGCAGGCGTTCCGCAACGCCGTGCGGCTGATGCAGGAGACCGGCTGTGATGGCGTGAAGCTGGAAGGCGGCGAGGAAATGGCCGAGACGATCGCCTTCCTCGTGGCGCGCGGTATTCCGGTCTTCGGCCATGTCGGGCTGATGCCGCAACTGGTCCACACCGCCGGTGGCTTCCGCTCTCTCGGGCATTCGGATGCCGAAACGCAGAAAATCTGGCGCGATGCGATTGCGGTTGATCAGGCAGGCGCCTTCGCCATCGTCGTGGAAGGCACCGTCGAGCCGCTTGCCCGCGAACTGACAGAAAAACTCGCCGCGCCTACGGTCGGCATCGGCGCATCGCCCGCCTGTGACGGGCAGGTGCTGGTTTCCGACGACATGCTCGGCCTCTTCACCGATTTCAAACCGAAATTCGTCAAGCGTTTCGCCGATCTGGGGGCGACCGTTTCTGAGGCAGCGGCAAGTTACGCCGATGAGGTGCGCTCCGGCGCGTTTCCGGGGCCGGAGCATACGTTTCAGGTTCGTCGACAAGCGCCTTCAGAGTGA